In Felis catus isolate Fca126 chromosome E1, F.catus_Fca126_mat1.0, whole genome shotgun sequence, the following proteins share a genomic window:
- the TRIM47 gene encoding E3 ubiquitin-protein ligase TRIM47 codes for MDGSGPFSCPICLEPLREPVTLPCGHNFCLACLGALWPHRGAGGAGGPGGAARCPLCQEPFPDGLQLRKNHTLSELLQLRQGSGSAPGPGSGPAPASASAPEPASPSAPPSAPEPSAPCAPEPWPGGEEPVRCDACPEGAALPAALSCLSCLASFCPAHLGPHERSPALRGHRLVPPLRRLEESLCPRHLRPLERYCRAERMCLCEACAAQEHQGHELVPLEQERALQEAEQSKVLSAVEDRMDELGACIAQSRRTVALIKSAAAAERERVSRLFAEAAAILQGFQTEVLGFIEEGEATMLGRSQGDLRRQEEQRSRLSRARHNLSQVPEADSVSFLQELLALRLALEEGCGPGPGPPRELSFTRSSQAVRAVRELLTATCASQWEQLRGLGTEADAESQDPDSTNHLESEAPRDYFLKFAYIVDLDSDTADKYLQLFGTKGVKRVLCPINYPESPTRFTHCEQVLGEGALDRGTYYWEVEIIEGWVSVGVMAEDFSPQEPYDRGRLGRNAHSCCLQWNGRSFSVWFHGLEAPLPHPFSPTVGICLEYADRALAFYAVRDGKMNLLRRLKASRARRSSSLSSSIDPFQSRLDSHFAGLFTRRLKPAFFLESVDAHLQMGPLKKSCISVLKRR; via the exons ATGGACGGCAGCGGGCCCTTCAGCTGCCCCATCTGCCTGGAGCCGCTCCGGGAGCCGGTGACGCTGCCCTGCGGCCACAACTTCTGCCTCGCCTGCCTGGGCGCGCTCTGGCCGCACCGCGGCGCGGGTGGCGCCGGCGGGCCCGGAGGCGCGGCCCGCTGCCCGCTGTGCCAGGAGCCCTTCCCCGACGGCCTGCAGCTCCGCAAGAACCACACGCTGTCCGAGCTGCTGCAGCTCCGCCAGGGCTCGGGCTCCGCGCCCGGGCCCGGCTCCGGCCCGGCCCCGGCCTCGGCCTCGGCCCCGGAGCCCGCGTCGCCCAGCGCCCCGCCCAGCGCCCCGGAGCCTTCGGCTCCCTGCGCGCCCGAGCCCTGGCCCGGTGGCGAAGAGCCGGTGCGCTGCGACGCGTGCCCCGAGGGCGCCGCCCTGCCTGCCGCGctctcctgcctctcctgcctcgCCTCCTTCTGCCCGGCGCACTTGGGCCCGCACGAGCGCAGCCCCGCGCTGCGCGGACACCGCCTAGTGCCGCCGCTGCGCCGGCTGGAGGAGAGCCTGTGCCCGCGCCACCTGCGGCCGCTCGAGCGCTACTGCCGCGCGGAGCGCATGTGCCTGTGCGAGGCCTGCGCCGCCCAGGAGCACCAGGGCCACGAGCTCGTGCCGCTGGAGCAGGAGCGCGCGCTCCAGGAG GCCGAGCAGTCCAAAGTCCTGAGTGCCGTGGAGGACCGCATGGATGAGCTGGGCGCCTGCATTGCACAGTCCCGGCGCACGGTGGCCCTCATCAAG AGCGCCGCCGCAGCAGAGCGGGAGAGGGTGAGCCGGCTGTTCGCCGAGGCTGCAGCCATCCTGCAGGGGTTCCAGACGGAGGTGCTGGGCTTCATCGAGGAGGGCGAGGCCACCATGCTGGGCCGCTCCCAGGGGGACCTGCGGCGGCAGGAGGAACAGCGCAGCAGGCTCAGCCGGGCCCGCCACAACCTCAGTCAGGTCCCTGAAGCCGACTCAGTCAGCTTCCTGCAG GAGCTCCTGGCACTCAGGCTGGCCCTGGAGGAGGGGTGCGGCCCTGGGCCCGGCCCCCCGAGGGAGCTCAGCTTCACCAGATCATCCCAAGCCGTGCGGGCGGTGAGAGAGCTGCTAACGGCCACCTGTGCCAGCCAGTGGGAGCAGCTGCGGGGGCTGGGCACAGAAG CCGATGCTGAGTCCCAAGACCCCGACAGCACCAACCACTTGGAGAGTGAGGCTCCCAGGGACTACTTCCTCAAGT TTGCCTACATCGTGGACCTGGACAGCGACACGGCAGACAAGTACCTGCAGCTGTTTGGAACCAAAGGTGTAAAGAGGGTGCTGTGTCCCATCAACTACCCCGAGTCACCCACTCGCTTCACCCACTGCGAGCAGGTGCTGGGTGAGGGTGCCCTGGACCGGGGCACCTACTATTGGGAGGTAGAGATCATTGAAGGCTGGGTCAGCGTGGGGGTCATGGCCGAAGACTTCTCCCCACAAGAGCCCTATGACCGGGGCCGGCTCGGCCGCAATGCCCACTCCTGCTGCCTGCAGTGGAACGGACGCAGCTTCTCCGTCTGGTTCCACGGGCTGGAGGCGCCCCTGCCCCACCCGTTCTCGCCCACCGTCGGGATCTGCCTAGAATATGCCGACCGAGCCCTGGCCTTCTATGCTGTGCGGGATGGCAAGATGAACCTTCTTCGGAGGTTGAAGGCCTCCCGGGCCCGCCGGAGcagctccctgtcctcctccATTGACCCCTTCCAAAGCCGCCTGGACAGCCATTTTGCCGGGCTCTTCACTCGCAGGCTAAAGCCTGCCTTCTTCCTGGAGAGTGTGGACGCCCATCTGCAGATGGGGCCCCTGAAGAAATCCTGCATATCTGTGCTGAAGAGGAGGTGA